In the genome of Pseudomonas protegens, one region contains:
- the peaB gene encoding quinohemoprotein amine dehydrogenase maturation protein, whose amino-acid sequence MGAILNLVERNLHEVQVDADRMLFHIPSSSLFASDALTGSIIDALRGPGCTPEDLIQQLAGAYDSADVSDTLRELIALELVSDGSPLTPEIGVKRVERTAINTVVLNVNTGCNLSCTYCYKEDLDKPSAGKKMGLDTAIASVEMLLQESPDEERYTVVFFGGEPLSNRPLIEAMVDYCERRFAAAGKFVEFVMTTNATLLTEEVVDYLNAHRFGLSVSIDGPKTVHDRNRITVGGQGTYDVVRRKAQMLLARYNSRPVGARVTLTTGVTDVETIWDHLFNELGFAEVGFAPVTSGDISSFNLSSEELIEVFASMKRLGRRYLEAALEHRNIGFSNLHQLITDIHEGHKKALPCGAGLKMLAVDHKGELNLCHRFTGSSLPTFGNVHDGGVKQVELNDFLSQRLDRSNTGCDSCRIRNLCSGGCYHESYARYGDPAHPTYHYCELMRDWVDFGIDVYSRIMAHNPAFISTYITPRKAH is encoded by the coding sequence ATGGGCGCAATTCTGAATCTGGTGGAGCGCAACCTGCATGAAGTGCAGGTCGACGCCGACCGCATGCTGTTCCATATCCCCAGCAGTTCGCTGTTTGCCAGCGATGCCCTGACCGGCAGCATCATCGATGCCCTGCGCGGCCCGGGCTGCACCCCGGAAGACTTGATCCAACAATTGGCCGGTGCCTACGACAGCGCCGACGTCAGCGACACCCTGCGCGAGTTGATCGCCCTGGAACTGGTCAGCGACGGCTCGCCCCTGACCCCGGAAATCGGCGTCAAGCGGGTCGAGCGCACGGCGATCAATACCGTGGTGCTCAACGTCAATACCGGCTGCAACCTGAGCTGCACCTACTGCTACAAGGAAGACCTGGACAAGCCCTCGGCGGGCAAGAAGATGGGCCTGGACACGGCCATCGCCTCGGTGGAAATGCTGCTTCAGGAATCCCCCGACGAGGAACGCTACACCGTGGTGTTCTTCGGCGGTGAGCCGCTGAGCAACCGGCCGCTGATCGAGGCCATGGTGGACTACTGCGAACGGCGCTTTGCCGCCGCCGGCAAGTTCGTCGAGTTCGTCATGACCACCAACGCCACGCTGTTGACCGAGGAAGTGGTGGACTACCTCAACGCCCACCGTTTCGGGCTGTCGGTGAGCATCGACGGGCCCAAGACGGTGCACGACCGCAACCGCATCACCGTGGGCGGGCAGGGCACCTATGACGTGGTGCGGCGCAAGGCGCAGATGCTCCTGGCGCGCTACAACAGCCGCCCGGTGGGGGCGCGGGTGACCCTGACCACCGGCGTCACCGATGTCGAGACGATCTGGGATCACCTGTTCAACGAGCTGGGGTTTGCCGAGGTGGGTTTCGCCCCGGTGACCTCCGGGGACATCAGCAGCTTCAACCTCAGCAGCGAGGAGCTGATCGAAGTCTTCGCCAGCATGAAACGCCTGGGACGGCGTTACCTGGAAGCGGCGCTGGAGCACCGCAACATCGGTTTCTCCAACCTGCACCAGTTGATCACCGACATCCACGAGGGCCACAAGAAGGCGCTGCCCTGCGGCGCCGGACTGAAGATGCTGGCGGTGGACCACAAGGGCGAACTGAACCTGTGCCACCGCTTCACCGGCTCAAGCTTGCCGACCTTCGGCAATGTGCATGACGGCGGGGTCAAGCAGGTGGAACTCAATGACTTCCTGTCCCAGCGCCTGGACCGGAGCAACACCGGCTGCGACAGCTGCCGCATTCGCAACCTGTGTTCCGGCGGCTGCTACCACGAGAGCTACGCCCGCTACGGCGATCCGGCGCACCCGACGTATCACTATTGCGAACTGATGCGTGACTGGGTGGATTTCGGCATCGACGTCTACAGCCGGATCATGGCGCACAACCCTGCGTTCATCAGCACTTACATCACTCCGCGCAAGGCCCACTGA
- a CDS encoding NAD(P)/FAD-dependent oxidoreductase — MSDLPLLILGGSYAGLLAAARLRKKAPSARILLIADQAHFQQRVRWHEALAGTRVKRAALAPLLARARVEFVQARIVAWNPAAQQIEVHTPQGPQVIAYRGVICALGSVSQGADLPGAEHLWQLSFDQPLAERQAELKRLAACGGRLLVIGNGLSGVECASELAQRFAGLQVSLLGRQQPLPGFCPQAREHACRRLRQLRVNLLIGEVDALQAGAAYLADGRRVGADRMLWCGGLRANPLLLHSGLPLTPQGRLRVGPDLRVEGYEHLWAAGDCSAATLTDGQLLRLSCATALPSGGHAGEAMGDWLQGRQPQPFAFAYVLRCLSLGRGDGIWQLTDARDRAQPRWLGGWRAALIKWMLCTLVWVAPRWELSLGRRIYHWPRTVLDKEST, encoded by the coding sequence ATGTCCGATCTTCCGCTTCTGATACTCGGTGGCAGCTATGCCGGCCTGCTGGCCGCCGCGCGTCTGCGCAAGAAAGCGCCCTCGGCGCGAATCCTGTTGATTGCCGATCAGGCGCATTTTCAGCAACGGGTGCGCTGGCACGAGGCGCTGGCCGGCACCCGGGTCAAGCGCGCGGCACTGGCGCCGTTGCTGGCCAGGGCGCGGGTGGAGTTTGTGCAGGCACGTATCGTTGCCTGGAACCCGGCGGCGCAGCAGATCGAGGTGCACACCCCGCAGGGGCCTCAAGTCATTGCCTATCGCGGTGTGATCTGCGCCTTGGGCAGTGTCAGCCAGGGCGCTGATCTGCCCGGCGCGGAACATCTGTGGCAATTGTCTTTCGACCAGCCGTTGGCCGAGCGCCAGGCCGAGCTCAAGCGGCTGGCGGCCTGTGGCGGCCGCCTGTTGGTGATCGGCAATGGCTTGAGCGGGGTCGAATGCGCCAGTGAACTGGCGCAGCGCTTTGCGGGGTTGCAGGTGAGCCTGCTCGGCCGCCAGCAGCCCTTGCCCGGCTTTTGCCCGCAAGCCCGGGAACATGCCTGCCGGCGCTTGCGGCAACTGCGCGTCAACCTCTTGATCGGTGAGGTCGACGCACTGCAAGCGGGCGCCGCATACCTGGCGGATGGGCGCCGGGTCGGCGCCGATCGGATGCTCTGGTGTGGCGGCCTGCGGGCCAATCCGCTGCTGTTGCACAGCGGCCTGCCGCTGACCCCGCAAGGGCGCTTGCGGGTCGGGCCGGATTTGCGGGTCGAAGGCTACGAGCACCTGTGGGCGGCGGGAGATTGCAGCGCGGCGACCCTGACCGATGGGCAGCTGTTGCGCCTGTCCTGCGCCACCGCGCTGCCCAGCGGTGGGCATGCCGGAGAAGCCATGGGCGACTGGTTGCAGGGGCGCCAGCCCCAGCCCTTTGCCTTCGCCTACGTGCTGCGGTGCCTGAGCCTGGGCCGTGGAGACGGTATCTGGCAACTCACCGATGCCCGCGATCGCGCACAACCGCGCTGGCTTGGGGGCTGGCGCGCGGCGTTGATCAAATGGATGCTATGCACCCTGGTCTGGGTAGCTCCGCGCTGGGAACTTAGCCTGGGTCGCAGGATTTATCACTGGCCTCGTACCGTGCTGGACAAGGAGTCGACATGA
- a CDS encoding SRPBCC family protein → MNASDRIERKILLHARPAQVWAALSEAEQFGRWFGVALQGQHFIPGQRVRGAVTYPGYEHLTWDVQVEQMLPEERFSFRWHPYAIDPAHDYSAEPTTLVQFELEPHDGGTLLRVIESGFEGIPGERRLKAFRMNSRGWDEQMSNIENHLQLR, encoded by the coding sequence ATGAACGCTTCAGATCGCATTGAACGCAAGATCCTGCTGCACGCCCGTCCGGCGCAGGTGTGGGCGGCGCTGAGCGAGGCCGAGCAATTTGGCCGCTGGTTCGGCGTGGCCCTGCAGGGCCAGCACTTCATCCCCGGCCAGCGCGTGCGCGGCGCCGTCACTTACCCGGGCTACGAACACCTGACCTGGGATGTGCAGGTGGAACAGATGCTGCCCGAGGAGCGGTTTTCCTTTCGCTGGCATCCCTACGCCATCGACCCGGCCCATGACTACTCGGCCGAACCCACCACCCTGGTGCAGTTCGAACTGGAGCCGCATGACGGCGGCACCTTGCTGCGGGTCATCGAGTCGGGCTTCGAGGGCATTCCCGGTGAGCGCCGGCTCAAGGCTTTTCGCATGAATAGCCGTGGCTGGGACGAGCAGATGAGCAATATAGAAAACCACTTGCAGCTGCGCTGA
- a CDS encoding sigma-70 family RNA polymerase sigma factor — MSDLRFFLDQRPRLHALAYRLLGSLSEADDVLQELWLRWQALDLQPLNPQAYLTRMLSNLCIDQLRGRRQQVYIGPWLPEPQLDEHAASDRPEDLHGRWQTLSLAFLLVLEQLTPTQRVVWVLRELFGYPFAELGIVLGRSSVACRKLFQRAQLRLAEQAGQAGQGAGETDRQLAEDCLQACLSGDTEALLRLLASDAQLLSDGGGQVTAALRPIQGVQPILRFILGVRRKFDAGFSVRAARCNGQPALLVFDRQRLDLLLTCEVRGQQVVRLLLVRNPQKLRSLAQALLGVIPLD, encoded by the coding sequence ATGAGTGACCTGCGCTTTTTTCTCGACCAGCGCCCGCGTCTGCACGCTCTGGCCTACCGCCTGCTGGGTAGCCTGAGTGAAGCCGACGATGTGTTGCAGGAACTCTGGTTGCGCTGGCAGGCCCTGGACCTGCAACCGCTCAATCCTCAGGCGTACCTGACGCGCATGCTCAGCAACCTGTGCATCGATCAGTTGCGCGGGCGGCGCCAGCAGGTCTACATCGGTCCCTGGCTGCCGGAACCACAACTGGACGAGCACGCCGCCAGCGACAGGCCCGAGGACTTGCACGGTCGTTGGCAGACCCTGTCCCTGGCGTTCCTGTTGGTGCTGGAGCAATTGACTCCGACCCAGCGGGTGGTTTGGGTACTGCGCGAGCTGTTCGGTTATCCGTTCGCCGAACTGGGCATCGTGCTGGGGCGCAGTTCAGTGGCGTGTCGCAAGCTGTTTCAACGGGCCCAACTGCGCCTGGCCGAGCAGGCCGGGCAGGCCGGGCAGGGTGCTGGCGAAACTGACCGGCAGTTGGCCGAGGACTGCCTACAGGCCTGCCTCAGCGGTGATACCGAAGCCCTGCTGCGGCTGTTGGCCAGCGATGCACAGTTGCTGTCCGATGGCGGCGGCCAGGTCACGGCGGCGTTGCGGCCGATCCAGGGAGTACAGCCAATTCTGCGTTTCATCCTTGGCGTGCGGCGCAAGTTCGACGCCGGCTTCAGTGTGCGCGCCGCGCGTTGCAATGGGCAGCCGGCGTTACTGGTGTTCGATCGGCAGCGGCTGGATCTGCTGCTGACCTGCGAGGTGCGCGGGCAGCAGGTGGTGCGCCTGCTGCTGGTGCGCAATCCGCAGAAACTGCGGAGCTTGGCGCAGGCTCTGCTGGGGGTTATTCCGCTAGATTGA
- the qhpC gene encoding quinohemoprotein amine dehydrogenase subunit gamma — protein MKHLKPINNKAQKLTQAAAEDRIEDVLAMNSVAGCASTTDPGWEIDAFGGVSSLCQPMEADLYGCSDPCWWPAQVPDMMSTYPDWNKDAQASNDNWRNLGTVFPKDK, from the coding sequence ATGAAACATCTCAAGCCAATCAATAACAAAGCTCAGAAACTGACCCAGGCCGCCGCCGAGGATCGGATCGAAGACGTGCTGGCGATGAACTCCGTGGCCGGCTGCGCTTCCACCACCGACCCGGGCTGGGAAATCGACGCCTTCGGCGGGGTCTCGTCGCTGTGCCAGCCGATGGAGGCCGACCTCTACGGCTGCTCCGACCCGTGCTGGTGGCCGGCCCAGGTGCCGGACATGATGAGCACCTACCCCGACTGGAACAAGGACGCCCAGGCCTCCAACGACAACTGGCGCAACCTCGGCACTGTCTTCCCGAAAGACAAGTGA
- the peaA gene encoding quinohemoprotein amine dehydrogenase subunit alpha, whose amino-acid sequence MKRKLRLRLSASLLAIATCTALHAPSSFAARDAQSILKETCQGCHTPEAGDALSRISHQRKTPEGWLMSIARMQTMHGLKISDEDRRTLVKYLADTQGLAPSETDGVRYALERRLNTVEHFDEQTTQMCSRCHSGARIALQRRPAQEWERLVNFHLGQWPSLEYQALSRDREWLPTALKDMVPLLAQRYPLDNPAWKAWQQARPSAAALVGDWSFSGHLPGKGELAGMMSVSAGEGDQFKVSVKGQYADGSPFNGQGSAILYNGYEWRGNVTVDGVVMRQVLAAQGNALQGRMFEAEHDERGLDFIAAKQGSQRLLAVQPGYLKAGEEAEVTLVGAGLKGTPSFGQGVEVVQVLEQSPERIRLKLKAAASAQPGLREVSVGSLKGATLAVYQRIAEVKVVPAFSVARIGDGGGSTPKVQGRFDAEAWGQGADGKAYRIGLMPAQWKVEAFDEQAAKDEDVKYAGSMQADSGVFTPGDAGPNPQRKMSTNNAGNLKVIAAVDDAGKALTGEGQLIVTVQRWNNPPIP is encoded by the coding sequence ATGAAGAGAAAACTCCGCCTGAGGCTCAGCGCCAGCCTGCTGGCCATCGCCACCTGTACCGCCTTGCACGCGCCGTCGAGTTTCGCCGCCCGGGATGCCCAGAGCATCCTCAAGGAAACTTGCCAGGGCTGTCACACCCCCGAGGCCGGGGACGCCCTGAGCCGCATCAGCCACCAGCGCAAGACCCCGGAAGGCTGGCTGATGAGCATTGCCCGCATGCAGACCATGCACGGCCTGAAGATCAGCGACGAGGACCGCCGCACCCTGGTCAAGTACCTGGCCGACACCCAGGGCCTGGCCCCCAGCGAAACCGACGGCGTGCGCTATGCCCTGGAGCGGCGCTTGAACACCGTCGAGCATTTCGACGAGCAGACCACCCAGATGTGCTCCCGTTGCCACTCCGGCGCGCGGATTGCCCTGCAGCGCCGTCCGGCCCAGGAGTGGGAGCGGCTGGTGAACTTCCACCTCGGGCAATGGCCGTCCCTGGAGTACCAGGCGCTGTCCCGGGATCGCGAATGGCTGCCCACCGCGCTCAAGGACATGGTGCCCCTGCTGGCCCAGCGTTACCCCCTCGACAACCCGGCCTGGAAGGCCTGGCAACAGGCGCGTCCGTCGGCGGCAGCGCTGGTCGGGGACTGGAGTTTCAGCGGCCACCTGCCGGGCAAGGGCGAACTGGCCGGGATGATGAGCGTCAGCGCCGGCGAGGGCGATCAGTTCAAGGTCAGCGTCAAGGGCCAGTACGCCGATGGCAGCCCGTTCAATGGCCAGGGCAGCGCGATTCTCTACAACGGCTATGAATGGCGCGGCAATGTCACGGTCGACGGCGTGGTCATGCGCCAGGTGCTGGCGGCCCAGGGCAACGCCCTGCAAGGGCGGATGTTCGAGGCCGAGCACGATGAGCGCGGCCTGGATTTCATCGCCGCCAAACAGGGCAGCCAGCGCCTGCTGGCGGTGCAGCCGGGTTATCTCAAGGCCGGCGAGGAGGCCGAAGTGACCCTGGTGGGCGCGGGCCTCAAAGGCACTCCGAGCTTCGGCCAGGGGGTCGAGGTGGTGCAGGTGCTGGAGCAGAGCCCGGAGCGCATCCGCCTCAAGCTCAAGGCCGCGGCCAGCGCCCAGCCGGGGCTGCGCGAAGTCAGTGTCGGCAGCCTCAAGGGCGCCACGCTGGCGGTGTACCAGCGCATTGCCGAGGTCAAGGTGGTGCCGGCCTTCTCGGTGGCGCGGATCGGCGACGGTGGCGGTTCGACGCCCAAGGTCCAGGGCCGCTTCGATGCCGAAGCCTGGGGCCAGGGAGCCGACGGCAAGGCCTATCGCATTGGCCTGATGCCGGCGCAGTGGAAGGTCGAGGCCTTCGACGAGCAGGCGGCCAAGGATGAAGACGTCAAGTACGCCGGCAGCATGCAGGCCGACAGCGGCGTGTTCACCCCGGGCGACGCCGGGCCCAACCCGCAGCGCAAGATGTCCACCAACAACGCCGGCAACCTCAAGGTGATCGCCGCCGTGGATGACGCCGGCAAGGCCCTGACCGGCGAAGGCCAGCTGATCGTCACCGTGCAACGCTGGAACAATCCACCCATTCCCTGA
- a CDS encoding lysozyme inhibitor LprI family protein, with product MRAILFLALAPLLLAPLAQADECDSATTQSDMNQCAGRQFQAADKQLNNLYQQINLRLNDQPQAKKLLVSAQRAWVAFRDAECEFSSSGVEGGSVYPLVYSNCTTALTKARVENFKTYLKCQEGDLSCPVPGL from the coding sequence ATGCGTGCGATCCTGTTCCTGGCCCTTGCGCCGCTGCTGCTCGCGCCGTTGGCCCAGGCCGACGAGTGCGACAGTGCCACCACCCAAAGCGATATGAACCAGTGCGCCGGCCGGCAATTCCAGGCGGCCGACAAGCAACTGAACAACCTCTACCAGCAGATCAACCTGCGCCTGAACGACCAGCCACAGGCCAAGAAACTGCTGGTCAGTGCACAACGGGCCTGGGTGGCGTTCCGCGATGCCGAGTGCGAATTCTCGTCCTCGGGGGTCGAAGGTGGCAGCGTGTATCCACTGGTCTACAGCAACTGCACCACGGCCTTGACCAAGGCCCGGGTGGAAAACTTCAAGACCTACCTCAAATGCCAGGAAGGCGATTTGAGCTGCCCGGTACCGGGCCTCTAG
- a CDS encoding GFA family protein: protein MQYQVERLDMPIGHCHCQTCRKAHAAAFASTAGVMREHFRWTQGQELLRAFESSPGKLRHFCSVCGSHLVAERPGQPHVILRVATLDDDPGQTPQVHIWTAHDVPWLAHEALERWPEWQPSRD, encoded by the coding sequence GTGCAGTACCAGGTCGAGCGCCTGGACATGCCCATCGGCCACTGTCACTGCCAGACCTGCCGCAAGGCCCATGCCGCGGCCTTCGCCTCCACCGCCGGGGTCATGCGCGAACATTTTCGCTGGACCCAAGGCCAGGAGCTGCTGAGAGCGTTCGAGTCGTCGCCGGGCAAGCTGCGGCACTTCTGTTCGGTGTGCGGCTCTCATCTGGTGGCCGAGCGACCGGGCCAGCCCCATGTGATCCTGCGGGTGGCGACCCTGGACGATGATCCGGGGCAAACCCCGCAGGTGCATATCTGGACCGCCCACGATGTGCCCTGGCTGGCCCACGAGGCGCTGGAGCGCTGGCCCGAATGGCAGCCAAGCCGCGACTAG
- the peaD gene encoding quinohemoprotein amine dehydrogenase subunit beta codes for MHSIKACGLVAFAVLGACSFTALADESLALNSGHEYLVTTNYPNNLHVIDLASDSLYKTCKMPDAFGPGTVQLSPDRKIAYVLNNHYADVYGVELDSCKQVFHASITQHPGEKARSMFAFTVSHDGKELYTVANPTLLLNDRYEVKEPRLDVYATDAGLDAKPVRSFPAPRQLTIMQSGDDGSLYVAGPDLYKVNVQTGKFDVLVPSRHWKRPNYSAPDVLYIWNQQTYRHDFSLLYTATKFKDKQQDPATAEPLYGLFSIDLKTGKTETTDFGPLTEIYFSGMRSPKDPNLMFGVLNRLAKYDIKQKKLLQAATLDHSYYCLSFNKAGSKIYLTGTFNDVAIFDADSLKQVGKITLPGGDMAATTTQIFIR; via the coding sequence ATGCACAGCATCAAAGCCTGCGGCCTGGTCGCATTCGCGGTTCTCGGCGCCTGTTCGTTCACCGCCCTGGCCGATGAAAGCCTGGCCCTCAATAGCGGTCACGAGTACCTGGTGACCACCAACTACCCGAACAACCTGCACGTCATCGATCTGGCCAGCGACAGCCTGTACAAGACCTGCAAGATGCCCGACGCCTTCGGCCCCGGCACCGTGCAACTGTCGCCGGACCGCAAGATCGCCTACGTGTTGAACAACCACTACGCGGATGTCTACGGCGTCGAGCTCGACAGCTGCAAGCAGGTGTTCCACGCCAGCATCACCCAGCACCCGGGGGAGAAGGCGCGCTCGATGTTCGCCTTCACCGTCAGCCACGATGGCAAGGAGCTGTACACCGTGGCCAACCCGACCCTGCTGCTCAATGATCGCTACGAGGTCAAGGAGCCGCGGCTGGATGTCTACGCCACCGACGCCGGGCTCGACGCCAAGCCAGTGCGCAGCTTCCCCGCGCCGCGCCAGCTGACCATCATGCAGAGCGGCGACGACGGCAGCCTGTATGTGGCCGGGCCGGACCTGTACAAGGTCAACGTGCAGACCGGCAAGTTCGACGTACTGGTCCCCAGCCGGCACTGGAAACGCCCCAACTACAGCGCCCCGGACGTGCTCTACATCTGGAACCAGCAGACCTACCGCCACGATTTCTCGCTGCTCTACACCGCGACGAAATTCAAGGACAAGCAGCAGGACCCGGCGACCGCCGAGCCGCTGTACGGGTTGTTCAGCATTGACTTGAAGACTGGCAAGACCGAAACCACCGACTTCGGTCCCCTGACCGAGATCTACTTCAGCGGCATGCGCTCGCCCAAGGACCCGAACCTGATGTTCGGCGTGCTCAACCGCCTGGCCAAGTACGACATCAAGCAGAAGAAGCTGCTCCAGGCCGCGACCCTGGACCACTCCTACTACTGCCTGTCGTTCAACAAGGCCGGGAGCAAGATCTACCTGACGGGGACCTTCAACGACGTGGCGATCTTCGACGCCGACAGCCTCAAGCAGGTGGGCAAGATCACCTTGCCCGGTGGCGACATGGCGGCCACCACCACGCAGATCTTCATCCGCTGA
- a CDS encoding WG repeat-containing protein gives MDRSACARLGSLILSLSALTLVGCKEETSPKTAAIAPAPAPAAMIMPICANGECAVLDQDGKVLVSADNDYDAVVALPLDKTFLFAKDGTWNLASADGKQILKAAFTDDLRLLTPGYFGFGQDGKLGIIDQSGKQVQPPRFDDLYVGGADDFIVYEIGGKRGILSAKGEVITEAVYDSSVVRDDFAKRGGWMGAERGEQKWALNLKTGEQKQVEFDSIDSFAYQHLVVSTEQGKALADANAQLISAATYNWMGEPGDGLVAFREKYDSPCGYMDFQGKTVIQAQFGTCQVFGKQGALVTAKNADGSSGKAGFIDRQGQWKVQPTYDSADPAGFSPLGMFKQVSGLNQVAVLQNVFSATFGIFDVDKGVELFKPTYAQIGALNADLFVFSTANSPTKQATLFGQATQMHTVGLMDASGKVLLEPGQYVDIRLDASGHYLLATDDTSPLATSALYDLKGKRLIASKWQELVVDEARGAIFGYAVEGVGDDQSRSLKALYRLDGTPSFQVSQVECGAEQVRDGQDKVLWPANPQDHCPQPDEEEDQGEGDNAQG, from the coding sequence ATGGATAGAAGCGCCTGTGCCCGTCTCGGCTCGCTGATCCTCTCGTTGTCTGCCCTGACCCTGGTCGGTTGCAAGGAAGAAACCAGCCCCAAAACGGCCGCCATTGCACCGGCCCCGGCGCCCGCGGCCATGATCATGCCGATCTGCGCCAACGGCGAATGCGCCGTCCTGGACCAGGACGGCAAGGTGCTGGTGAGCGCCGACAACGACTACGACGCCGTGGTCGCCCTGCCCCTGGACAAGACCTTCCTGTTCGCCAAGGACGGCACCTGGAACCTCGCCAGCGCCGACGGCAAGCAGATCCTCAAGGCCGCCTTCACCGACGACCTGCGCCTGCTGACCCCGGGCTATTTCGGCTTCGGCCAGGACGGCAAGCTGGGCATCATCGACCAGAGCGGCAAGCAGGTTCAGCCTCCGCGCTTCGACGACCTGTATGTCGGCGGTGCGGATGACTTCATCGTCTACGAGATCGGCGGCAAGCGCGGCATTCTCAGCGCCAAGGGCGAGGTGATCACCGAAGCGGTGTATGACAGCAGCGTGGTGCGCGACGACTTCGCCAAGCGCGGCGGCTGGATGGGCGCCGAGCGCGGCGAGCAGAAGTGGGCGCTCAACCTCAAGACCGGCGAGCAGAAGCAGGTCGAGTTCGACAGCATCGACTCCTTCGCCTACCAGCATCTGGTGGTCAGCACCGAACAGGGCAAGGCCCTGGCCGATGCCAATGCCCAGTTGATCAGCGCCGCCACCTACAACTGGATGGGCGAGCCGGGCGACGGCCTGGTGGCCTTCCGCGAAAAATATGACAGCCCCTGCGGCTACATGGACTTCCAGGGCAAGACCGTGATCCAGGCCCAGTTCGGCACCTGCCAGGTGTTCGGCAAGCAGGGCGCGCTGGTCACCGCCAAGAATGCCGACGGTAGTTCCGGCAAGGCCGGCTTCATCGACCGCCAGGGCCAATGGAAGGTGCAACCGACCTATGACTCGGCGGACCCGGCAGGCTTCAGCCCCCTGGGGATGTTCAAGCAGGTATCGGGGCTGAACCAGGTCGCGGTGCTGCAGAACGTGTTCAGCGCCACCTTCGGCATCTTCGATGTGGACAAGGGCGTGGAGCTGTTCAAGCCGACCTACGCGCAGATCGGCGCGCTCAACGCCGACCTGTTCGTGTTCAGCACCGCCAACAGCCCGACCAAGCAGGCCACCCTGTTCGGCCAGGCCACGCAGATGCACACCGTGGGCCTGATGGACGCCAGCGGCAAGGTGCTGCTGGAGCCGGGCCAGTACGTCGACATTCGCCTGGACGCCAGCGGCCACTACCTGCTGGCCACCGACGACACCTCGCCCCTGGCCACCTCGGCGCTGTATGACCTCAAGGGCAAGCGCCTGATTGCCAGCAAGTGGCAGGAACTGGTGGTGGACGAAGCCCGCGGGGCGATCTTCGGCTATGCCGTGGAAGGCGTCGGCGACGATCAGTCCCGCAGCCTCAAGGCGCTGTACCGCCTGGACGGCACCCCGAGCTTCCAGGTCAGCCAGGTGGAATGCGGCGCCGAGCAGGTGCGTGACGGCCAGGACAAGGTGCTGTGGCCGGCCAACCCGCAGGACCACTGCCCGCAACCGGACGAGGAAGAAGACCAGGGCGAAGGCGACAACGCTCAGGGCTGA
- a CDS encoding HAD family hydrolase — protein MLNALLFDLDGTLTDTDALHLLALQQLLWEEERRVFTEAEFAAHVSGQANANMCRYLFPERSVAEHAAFAERKEVRFRQLSPQLKPLPGLPRLLDFAAEHGIGVCVVTNAPRANAEHMLKVLGLQERFQTVLVAEELPRAKPDPLPYLSGLECLQATAEQALAFEDSVPGLTAAVNAGISTFGLATSQQPQTLLDAGAHRVIRDFDDPLLWAEIRRRLNLAE, from the coding sequence ATGCTCAACGCTCTGCTTTTCGACCTTGACGGCACCCTGACCGACACCGACGCCCTGCACCTGCTGGCCCTGCAACAACTGTTGTGGGAAGAAGAGCGCCGGGTGTTCACCGAGGCCGAATTCGCCGCCCACGTCAGTGGCCAGGCCAACGCCAACATGTGCCGCTACCTGTTCCCCGAGCGCAGCGTGGCGGAACATGCCGCCTTCGCTGAACGCAAGGAAGTGCGTTTTCGCCAACTGTCCCCGCAACTCAAGCCCCTGCCCGGCCTGCCGCGCCTGCTGGACTTCGCTGCCGAGCACGGCATCGGCGTGTGCGTGGTGACCAACGCGCCACGGGCCAACGCCGAACACATGCTCAAGGTCCTGGGCCTGCAGGAGCGTTTCCAGACGGTGCTGGTGGCCGAGGAGCTGCCCCGGGCCAAGCCTGACCCCCTGCCCTACCTCAGCGGCCTGGAATGCCTGCAAGCCACCGCCGAACAGGCCCTGGCCTTCGAGGACTCGGTGCCCGGACTGACCGCCGCGGTCAACGCCGGCATCAGCACCTTCGGCCTGGCCACCAGCCAGCAACCACAGACCCTGCTCGATGCCGGCGCCCACCGGGTGATCCGCGACTTCGACGACCCGCTGCTGTGGGCCGAGATCCGACGCCGGCTCAATCTAGCGGAATAA